A window of Vespa velutina chromosome 15, iVesVel2.1, whole genome shotgun sequence contains these coding sequences:
- the LOC124954530 gene encoding synaptic vesicle membrane protein VAT-1 homolog-like — protein MAEDKNETSPNAEGENPPQEATPPAKQEKEEPKETKEEEKKAEENGEGEKARENGEEKPTPEPKDMRAIVLNGFGGLKSVKALRKPEPTLSEGEVLIRVKACGLNFQDLMARQGAIDSPPKTPFIMGSECAGDIEQVGEGVENFKVGDRVVALPDHKAWAELVAVPATSVFALPTGMSYLDAAATTMNYTVAYILLFELANLTPGKSLLLHSAGGGVGQAVIQLAKTVKDVTIFGVCSKSKHEALKSSGTIDYLLERGTDYSNEVRKISSEGVDIVLDCLCGEECNKGYALLKPMGKYILYGSSNVVTGETKSFFSAARSWWQVDKVSPIKLFDENKTLSGLNLRHLMYQHGGHAYVRRAVNQVFSLWSEGKIKPVMDSTWALEDVPEAMQKMHDRKNIGKIVLDPSLEPKPKPATPAKGKAKDKKTTNQEEKKASSVESEEGEKKKEPELTNGTSEDKSDSDSKEKESS, from the exons ATGGCAGAGGACAAGAACGAGACAAGCCCGAACGCTGAGGGTGAAAACCCGCCACAGGAAGCAACACCGCCCGCAAaacaggaaaaagaggagCCTAAGGAaacgaaggaggaagagaaaaaggctGAGGAGAATGGCGAGGGTGAAAAGGCGAGAGAGAACGGCGAGGAAAAGCCGACGCCAGAGCCTAAGGATATGCGAGCCATCGTGCTCAACGGTTTCGGCGGACTCAAAAGTGTGAAAGCTCTGAGAAAGCCCGAACCCACCCTTAGCGAAGGAGAAGTTCTTATACGCGTCAAGGCATG CGGTCTAAACTTTCAAGATTTAATGGCACGACAAGGTGCGATCGATTCACCCCCAAAAACACCCTTCATTATGGGATCAGAGTGTGCTGGAGATATCGAACAAGTTGGCGAGGGAGTCGAGAATTTTAAA gTTGGTGACAGAGTTGTTGCATTACCTGATCATAAAGCGTGGGCCGAATTAGTAGCTGTCCCAGCGACATCCGTTTTTGCATTGCCAACTGGCATGAGTTACTTGGATGCGGCTGCTACTACTATGAATTACACCGTAGCGTACATCTTACTCTTCGAATTGGCCAATCTAACGCCTGGAAAGTCGCTTTTGCTACACAGTGCCGGTGGTGGCGTT GGTCAAGCTGTGATCCAACTTGCTAAGACTGTGAAAGATGTAACCATTTTTGGTGTCTGCAGCAAGTCAAAGCACGAGGCTCTTAAATCATCCGGCACTATAGATTATTTGCTAGAAAGAGGCACAGATTATAGTAACGAAGTCAGAAA AATTTCATCCGAAGGCGTAGATATAGTCTTGGATTGTTTATGCGGCGAGGAATGTAACAAGGGATATGCCCTCTTGAAACCTATgggaaaatatattctttatggTTCTAGTAACGTCGTAACCGGCGAAACGAAAAGCTTTTTCTCGGCGGCACGATCg tggTGGCAGGTAGACAAAGTTTCTCCCATAAAGTTATTCGACGAGAACAAGACGTTGTCCGGCTTGAATCTTCGTCATTTAATGTATCAACACGGTGGCCACGCATATGTCCGTCGGGCTGTTAATCAAGTATTCTCATTGTGGAGTGAGGGTAAAATAAAGCCCGTGATGGATTCAACATGGGCTCTTGAGGACGTGCCCGAAGCAATGCAGAAGATGCACGATCGAAAGAATATAGGAAAAATCGTACTCGATCCGAGCTTGGAGCCCAAACCAAAACCAGCTACGCCAGcgaaaggaaaagcaaaagaCAAGAAGACTACCAatcaagaggaaaagaaagcaTCGAGCGTGGAATCCGAGGAAggcgaaaagaagaaagagccTGAATTGACAAACGGAACATCTGAGGATAAGTCTGATAGTG actcgaaggaaaaagaatcaaGCTGA